TTTTAATGATATTGTTTGGATAAAAGTTTGTCCAGAAGGAAGTAAAAATTCTTTCACTGTATTTTTTTTATCATTAAAAGAAAAACTTACAGCTGCAAATTGTGTATTACTTTTATTAGTTAAGAATATTTTATAATCATTGCCATAAATACTACTTCCTAAAAGTATTTTATATTTTCTTTTTTTAGTTTCAGATGAAAGTTGACCAGTTAATTTAAATTCATCATTAAATTTATATGCATATACATTTTTAGCGTCAGCAATTAAAATAGCTAAATCATTATTTTTTGTGTTTACAACAGGAATTACATCTTTAATATCTGTTGAGTTTTCTTTTAAAAAGTTTTTAAAACTAGCAATTTCTGTTTGAGCAAATAAAGAGTTACACATAAATCCTATTAAAAATAGGATGTAGATACAATTTTTTTTCATTTTTAGTTATTAAGAGGTATAAAAAACCTCGCAAAATTTGCGAGGTTGCGAATATAATAAATGTTTATATTAAGCTATAAACTCCCCATTATTCACCTTTTCTGAAGGTTGAACAAAAGCTAGTTTACCATCAGGAGTATCTGTCATTAAAATCATTCCTTGGCTTTCTACACCACGTAATTTTCTTGGAGCTAAATTACACAGTACAGATACTTGTTGCCCAACGATATCTTCTGGTTTAAAGCTTTCTGCAATTCCAGAAACAATCGTACGTGTATCAATACCTACGTCTACCGTAAGTTTTAATAATTTTTTGGTTTTAGCTACTTTTTCAGCTGCTACAATAGTTCCTATTCGAATGTCCATTTTGGTAAAATCGTCAAATTGAATAGTTTCTTTTTGAGGCTCAACTACTTTGTTAGCCGCTTCGTTTGCTTTTTTTGTAGCTTCTAATTTATCTAACTGTGCTTGTATGGTTTTATCTTCAATCTTAGAAAATAATAATTCAGCTTTGTTTACTTGATGGCCTTCAGGTAATAAAACATCTTTTTCAGCTATATCATTCCAAGCAAGCGTAGTATCAATATTTAAAATTGACTTTAATTTACTTGAGGTAAACGGTAAAAAAGGTTCTGATACTATCGCTAAACCTGCTGCGATTTGCAAGGCAACGTTCATAATAGTTTTGGTACGCTCTTCGTCAAGTTTAATTACTTTCCATGGTTCTTCGTCAGCTAAATACTTGTTACCTAAACGAGCTAAATTCATCATTTCTTGAGACGCTTCTCTAAAACGATAACGTTCGATAGATTTTGCAATAATATCTGGGAATTGCTGTAATTGCTCTAAAGTATCTTTGTCAATTTCTGAGAATTCCCCCGCAGGTGGTACCTGCCCGTTGTAGTATTTGTTTGTTAATACTACCACACGGTTAATAAAGTTACCAAATATGGCTACTAACTCATTATTATTTTTTGCTTGAAAATCTTTCCAAGTAAAATCATTGTCTTTATTTTCAGGAGCGTTTGCTGTTAAAGTATAACGTAACACATCTTGTTGGTCAGGAAATTCCTCTAAGTACTCATGTAACCAAACTGCCCAATTTTTAGAGGTAGATAACTTATTTCCTTCTAAATTTAAAAACTCGTTAGCGGGTACATTTTCTGGTAAAATAAAATCACCATGAGCTTTTAACATGGCAGGGAAAATAATACAGTGAAATACAATATTATCTTTACCGATAAAGTGTACTAACTTAGTATCGTCTTTTTTCCAATAGTCCTCCCAGTTTTTACCTTCACGAGCAGCCCATTCTTTAGTTGATGAAATATATCCGATAGGCGCATCAAACCATACATACAATACTTTTCCATCTGCACCTTCAACAGGAACAGGAATTCCCCAATCTAAATCACGAGTTACAGCACGAGGACGTAAACCGTCATCAATCCATGATTTACATTGCCCTAATACGTTAGGTTTCCAATCATTTTTATGTCCTTCTAAAATCCATTTGCGTAAGAAAGCTTCGTGCTTATCTAATGGTAAAAACCAGTGTTTGGTTTCTTTTAAAGTAGGCACATTACCAGTAATTGCAGATTTAGGGTTGATTAAATCGGTAGCGTTATGGCTTGTCCCACATTTTTCACATTGATCACCATAGCTTTCTTCGTTTCCACATTTTGGACAGGTACCAATTACAAAACGATCTGCTAAAAACTGATTTGCCTCTTCATCATACAATTGCTGCGTAACTTCTTCAGTAAATTCACCATCGTTGTATAATTTAGTAAAGAAATCTGAAGCTGTTTTATGATGGATTTCTGCTGAGGTACGCGAGTAATTATCAAAAGAAATTCCGAAATCTTCAAACGATTTTTTGATTATTCCGTTGTACTTATCAATAATATCTTGTGGAGTAACACCTTCTTTTTTAGCACGCATTGGTATCGCGACTCCGTGCTCATCAGAACCACAAATATAGGCTACGTCTTTTCCTTTTTGACGCAGATAACGCGCATAAATATCTCCAGGAACATACACTCCTGCCAAATGACCAATATGGATTGGTCCATTGGTGTAAGGTAATGCTGCTGTAATTGTATATCTTTTTGGTGTACTCATGTTTTTCTACTAAAATTAAAGCGCAAAAGTACGAAAAAGCAATTTTTTATACTGTTATAAATTAGGTACATTTGATAGATTTTAAACTTTTAGAATCAAGAAAAGTAACTTGTTTATGGAAAAAAGAATTTTCACCTTATTTTTTATACTGATAATTATATCAGGTTATGCACAAAATAAAACGATGAAACTAATGACACCACCCTACTTGCAAAAAGGAGATACTATTGCAATTGTTGCTCCTGCAGGAATATTAAAAAATCGTAAACAAACCATTGATAGAGCAAAAGAATTAGCAGAAAGTTGGGGGTTAAAGGTAGTGTATGGTAAGCATATGTTTAATCAGAATGATCATTTTGCAGGTACTGATGAAGAACGTTGTCAAGATTTTCAAGACGCATTAGACAATCCTAGTATTAAGGCAATTTGGAGTGCACGCGGAGGATATGGTTCCGTAAGAATTTTAGATAAGCTAGATTTTACGAAGTTTAAAAAACACCCAAAATGGGTAATTGGATATTCTGATATTACAGCATTTCATAATCATATTCATAACCTAGGAATTGAAACTTTACATGCGATGATGGGTACAAGTATGGAAGAGAAACCAGAGGAGATAGTTGAAACTATTGCTACCTTTAAAAGAGCATTATTTGGAGAGAAGTTGGAGTATAGAGTTCCTGCTTCACAAGAGAATAGAGTAGGAGAAGTCTCAGGAGAATTAGTGGGAGGTAATATTGCTATTTTGGCTTCGATGTTAGGGTCGGATAGTCAAATTTCTACGGACGGAAAAATATTATTTATTGAAGAAATAGGAGAATATAAGTATTCGATAGATAGAATGTTACAAAGTTTAAAGCGTGCAGGGTATTTTACTAAAGTTAAAGCGATTATTGTTGGTGATATGACTAAGATTAAGAGAAATACCACTCCTTGGGGAAGTTCAATAGAACAATTAATTTTGGATGTTGTTCCGAAAGATATCCCTATATTATTTAATTTTCCTGCAGGTCACGAGCCAGATAATAGAGCATTGATAATGGGTAGAGAAGTTAAATTATCGATAAGTAAGAATAAGCAGTGTTTGGTAGAATTTAATTAACTGTTTTTTGTTTTACATGTGTTTATTCCTAACAACTTGTATAATGGGCAAAAATTTACTAAACTAGTAACCAAAAGTATAATTGCTAATACAAGTAAGATATTACCAAAAATTCCTGTAATAAATTCAAAGTAAGATAGCGCAGCTATTATTAGAGCAATTAAAGTTCTAACAGCTTTATCAGTGTTTCCCATGTTTTTTTTCATGATAAAAAGATTTAAGGTTACTCAAATATAAGTTTTTAAATGGCACAACACAATGAACTTGGCAAGAAAGGAGAGCAACTAGCAATAGATTATCTTGTTAAAAATGGGTATACTATTATTGAAAAAAATTACCGATTTCAAAAAGCTGAAGTTGATATTATTGCTCAAAATAGAGATGTATTAGCCGTTGTTGAAGTTAAAACACGATCGACAGCTTATTTTGGTAATCCACAAGATTTCGTAAATCCTAAGAAAATAAAACTATTAGTTACTGCTATAGATGATTACGTTATAAAGTATGATTTAGATGTTGAAATACGGTTTGATATCATTGCTATTATTAAGCAACGAAATGAGTTTGTAATAGAACATATTGAAGATGCATTTTTATATTTTTAAAAAAGAAAAAGCTCAACAAATTTGTTGAGCTTTTTCTATGTTGCTTTATTAGTGTTTAACTATTCGTTATTACTATTAAAGTACTTTTCTACATCTTCCTCATGATCAGGCATGGCAATAATGTTCTTGTCTTTATCTAACACGAAATAAGATGGAGTACCAAGTAAGTTATATTTTTTTACTGTTTCGTTATCAAATTTATATTCAGGATGTGTTCCTATGGCATTGTGCCATCCTGGTAAGTTTTTAACAAACTCATCCCATTCATTTTCTTCATTTTCAATACCAAAAGAAACTACCGACACTTCTTTATGAGTTTGCATAAATTTATACAGTTCAGGAATTTCTTTTACACAGTGTGGACAACCAGTACTCCAGAATACCAATAAATACTTATTACCATCATTTAATGTAGATAACTTGAATTCTTTGTCTCCTTCTTTCCAAGAGAAATCTGGCGCTACTCTACCTACTGTAGCAAGTAAGATGTCTAATTTTTCCTTTTTAAAATTAGCGTCTTGATTTTCAGTAGGAAGCTTGTCATAATATTCAGTAAACATCCAGTCTACAACTGGTCCGTTACGTTTATCAGTAAGTGCACTAATTAAATAATCGATTACTGCCTTTTCTAATTTATCAGAAGAAATCTTCTTCATCACGTTCGTAATAGACTCTTTAATTAGTTTTTGTTGAACGTCTTTATCTTCAGAGTAATTTAAGTAGAAAACATAGTCGTTAATTCTATCAATTAAGAAAGAAGAATTGTATAATTCATCGCTCTTAAAATCAACATATTCAAAAAAGTTTTCATTAGTGGCAGACAAGTAATCTTGTATGTTATCGTGTGGGTTAGATGAGTTATATCGGCGAGATGCTTTTATAAAACTATTCACCAACATTCCTTCAGACTTATTCTCATAAGTTTCTTGTACATCTTCTAGTTCTTTAAGCTCTTTCTTGTATGCTTTTTTAGCATCTTTAGACTTTGTTTCTATGTATGAAGCTTGTAATGAATCTATCTTTTTTTGTACAGCATTGTACGCTTGTAGGTATTCACTGTATAGTTTGTTCTCTCTAGAACTCGTAAAAAGAACTGATTGATCAGGGTATCTTGGGTTGAAAACGAATTCAACATTTTCTTTATTGAAGAAAAAATCAACAAAACCAGCACCAGAGTTTCTGTAGGTAGCTCTGTAGGCTCCAGGAGTAGCTGTATTAGGTAGTTCGAAACTAAATTTTCCTAAAACTTGTTTTTCACCACTTATGGCAACAGTATCAAACTTAATTGTGGTATTAGCAAGAAATTTTTGCTTTGCTCCCTCAATTTTATATAAAATAACCCAGTCTCCTTTGTCTGGAGGGGTCATAGTACCTTTAACGGTATACTGTGCATTTACAAGTGATGTAGTGAATATTAATAGAGCCAGTAATTTTTTCATCATAATATTTTAAAGGGTTATTAATAAGGTTTTAAAACTAGTCATTTACGAACTTCTATCCAAGAAGTGTACCACTTTTATTTTTTCTTATGTATTTTAGAAACGTTTTTTTAATTATTTGAAAACATGAACTTTAAAGAGCAAATATTTTGGGTAACAGGTGCGTCTTCAGGAATCGGTAAATCTCTAGTAGTTGAGTTATCTAATTACGGAGCAAAGTTAATTATATCTTCAAGAAATGAAAGCATTTTAAGAGAAGTGAAAAAGAGTTGTAAATTTCCTGAAAAAGTTATGATTTTACCTTTAGATTTAGAAGATTATGAAAGCCTTCCTGAGAGAGTAACCAAAGCAATTTCATTTTTTGGAAGAGTGGATGTTTTAGTGAACAACGGAGGAATAAGTCAACGATCGCTAGTGAAAGATACTTCAATAAAAGTAGATAAACGTTTGATGGATATTAATTATTTAGGAACTGTGGCGCTGACAAAAGCCTTGTTACCTCATTTTATTGAAAATAAATCAGGGCATTTTGTTGTAACTACGAGTATTGTTGGGAAAATAGGAACTCCATTACGTTCTACATATGCTGCTACCAAACATGCTTTACATGGTTTTTTTGATAGTT
The nucleotide sequence above comes from Tenacibaculum singaporense. Encoded proteins:
- a CDS encoding YgaP family membrane protein; amino-acid sequence: MKKNMGNTDKAVRTLIALIIAALSYFEFITGIFGNILLVLAIILLVTSLVNFCPLYKLLGINTCKTKNS
- the metG gene encoding methionine--tRNA ligase — its product is MSTPKRYTITAALPYTNGPIHIGHLAGVYVPGDIYARYLRQKGKDVAYICGSDEHGVAIPMRAKKEGVTPQDIIDKYNGIIKKSFEDFGISFDNYSRTSAEIHHKTASDFFTKLYNDGEFTEEVTQQLYDEEANQFLADRFVIGTCPKCGNEESYGDQCEKCGTSHNATDLINPKSAITGNVPTLKETKHWFLPLDKHEAFLRKWILEGHKNDWKPNVLGQCKSWIDDGLRPRAVTRDLDWGIPVPVEGADGKVLYVWFDAPIGYISSTKEWAAREGKNWEDYWKKDDTKLVHFIGKDNIVFHCIIFPAMLKAHGDFILPENVPANEFLNLEGNKLSTSKNWAVWLHEYLEEFPDQQDVLRYTLTANAPENKDNDFTWKDFQAKNNNELVAIFGNFINRVVVLTNKYYNGQVPPAGEFSEIDKDTLEQLQQFPDIIAKSIERYRFREASQEMMNLARLGNKYLADEEPWKVIKLDEERTKTIMNVALQIAAGLAIVSEPFLPFTSSKLKSILNIDTTLAWNDIAEKDVLLPEGHQVNKAELLFSKIEDKTIQAQLDKLEATKKANEAANKVVEPQKETIQFDDFTKMDIRIGTIVAAEKVAKTKKLLKLTVDVGIDTRTIVSGIAESFKPEDIVGQQVSVLCNLAPRKLRGVESQGMILMTDTPDGKLAFVQPSEKVNNGEFIA
- a CDS encoding S66 peptidase family protein translates to MEKRIFTLFFILIIISGYAQNKTMKLMTPPYLQKGDTIAIVAPAGILKNRKQTIDRAKELAESWGLKVVYGKHMFNQNDHFAGTDEERCQDFQDALDNPSIKAIWSARGGYGSVRILDKLDFTKFKKHPKWVIGYSDITAFHNHIHNLGIETLHAMMGTSMEEKPEEIVETIATFKRALFGEKLEYRVPASQENRVGEVSGELVGGNIAILASMLGSDSQISTDGKILFIEEIGEYKYSIDRMLQSLKRAGYFTKVKAIIVGDMTKIKRNTTPWGSSIEQLILDVVPKDIPILFNFPAGHEPDNRALIMGREVKLSISKNKQCLVEFN
- a CDS encoding TlpA disulfide reductase family protein, translating into MKKLLALLIFTTSLVNAQYTVKGTMTPPDKGDWVILYKIEGAKQKFLANTTIKFDTVAISGEKQVLGKFSFELPNTATPGAYRATYRNSGAGFVDFFFNKENVEFVFNPRYPDQSVLFTSSRENKLYSEYLQAYNAVQKKIDSLQASYIETKSKDAKKAYKKELKELEDVQETYENKSEGMLVNSFIKASRRYNSSNPHDNIQDYLSATNENFFEYVDFKSDELYNSSFLIDRINDYVFYLNYSEDKDVQQKLIKESITNVMKKISSDKLEKAVIDYLISALTDKRNGPVVDWMFTEYYDKLPTENQDANFKKEKLDILLATVGRVAPDFSWKEGDKEFKLSTLNDGNKYLLVFWSTGCPHCVKEIPELYKFMQTHKEVSVVSFGIENEENEWDEFVKNLPGWHNAIGTHPEYKFDNETVKKYNLLGTPSYFVLDKDKNIIAMPDHEEDVEKYFNSNNE
- a CDS encoding YraN family protein; this encodes MAQHNELGKKGEQLAIDYLVKNGYTIIEKNYRFQKAEVDIIAQNRDVLAVVEVKTRSTAYFGNPQDFVNPKKIKLLVTAIDDYVIKYDLDVEIRFDIIAIIKQRNEFVIEHIEDAFLYF
- a CDS encoding SDR family oxidoreductase, encoding MNFKEQIFWVTGASSGIGKSLVVELSNYGAKLIISSRNESILREVKKSCKFPEKVMILPLDLEDYESLPERVTKAISFFGRVDVLVNNGGISQRSLVKDTSIKVDKRLMDINYLGTVALTKALLPHFIENKSGHFVVTTSIVGKIGTPLRSTYAATKHALHGFFDSLRAEHYKDNIAVTLVCPGFVTTNVSKNALTGNGTPQNTMDIATANGIDPDRFARMMLKAIKNKKEEVYIAGVKEKLGVYTKRFFPKLLSKMIRKLSVT